One window of Triticum dicoccoides isolate Atlit2015 ecotype Zavitan chromosome 5A, WEW_v2.0, whole genome shotgun sequence genomic DNA carries:
- the LOC119303701 gene encoding adenylate isopentenyltransferase 5, chloroplastic-like — MPMISVAPPPALAFPRLTTLTMPPPLIALPDRAHADAPRPPPPLLVRHAAAKHKAVVVMGATGTGKSRLAIDLALRFGGEVINSDKMQVYDGLDVATNKVSPSECAGVPHHLLGLVQDPDEDFSADDFRREAGSAARAASARGYVPVVAGGSNSYVEELVEGDRRAFRERYDCCFLWVDVQLPVLRDFVARRVDDMCRRGLVDEVAAAFDPRRTDYSRGVWRAIGVPELDAYLRSTGAGEEERASMLAAAVDEIKANTSRLACRQRGKIQRLSRMWRVRRVDATEVFLKSGAAADEAWQRLVAAPCIDAVRSFLLEDQECSMVAAAGKASVFASAAGNASVFAGRPATAVV; from the coding sequence ATGCCGATGATCTCcgtggcgccgccgccggccctgGCCTTCCCGAGGCTGACCACGCTCACGATGCCGCCGCCCTTGATCGCGCTCCCGGACCGCGCCCATGCCGACGCCCCGCGCCCGCCCCCGCCGCTCCTGGTCCGCCACGCCGCCGCCAAGCACAAGGCCGTCGTCGTCATGGGCGCCACCGGCACCGGCAAGTCCCGCCTCGCCATCGACCTCGCGCTCCGCTTCGGAGGGGAGGTGATCAACTCCGACAAGATGCAGGTCTACGACGGCCTCGACGTCGCCACCAACAAGGTGTCCCCCAGCGAGTGCGCCGGCGTGCCGCACCACCTGCTCGGCCTCGTCCAGGACCCCGACGAGGACTTCTCCGCCGACGACTTCCGCCGAGAGGCCGGGAGCGCCGCGCGCGCCGCCTCGGCGCGGGGctacgtccccgtcgtcgccggcggCTCCAACTCGTACGTGGAGGAGCTCGTGGAGGGCGACCGCCGCGCCTTCCGGGAGCGCTACGACTGCTGCTTCCTGTGGGTGGACGTGCAGCTCCCCGTGCTGCGCGACTTCGTGGCGCGCCGCGTCGACGACATGTGCCGCCGCGGCCTCGTCGACGAGGTGGCCGCCGCCTTCGACCCACGCCGCACCGACTACTCCCGCGGCGTCTGGCGCGCCATCGGCGTCCCCGAGCTCGACGCCTACCTCCGCTCCAccggcgccggcgaggaggagcgcGCAAGCatgctcgccgccgccgtcgacgagaTCAAGGCCAACACGTCGCGCCTCGCGTGCCGCCAGCGCGGCAAGATCCAGCGGCTCTCCCGTATGTGGCGCGTCCGCCGCGTCGACGCCACCGAGGTGTTCCTCAAgagcggcgccgccgccgacgaggcGTGGCAGCGGCTCGTCGCCGCGCCCTGCATCGACGCGGTCCGGTCGTTCCTGCTCGAGGACCAAGAATGCAGCATGGTCGCCGCAGCCGGCAAGGCCTCCGTCTTCGCCTCCGCGGCCGGCAATGCCTCCGTCTTCGCCGGCAGacccgccaccgccgtcgtctaG